A genomic segment from Aegilops tauschii subsp. strangulata cultivar AL8/78 chromosome 1, Aet v6.0, whole genome shotgun sequence encodes:
- the LOC109783730 gene encoding putative glucan endo-1,3-beta-glucosidase GVI isoform X1, giving the protein MYHGGPGMSPAAAGGRGGTARKVAPWILACGFLLCSSVLFLVIRKFVRSSPRSHPGESSQRAEGAIGVNYGMIANNLPTPDKVIAMYKANKISYVRLFHPDTTVLTALGGTGIGVVLGTFNEDLEHLASDESFAASWVASYVKPFAGTVTFRYITAGNEVIPGDLGTHVLPAIRNIETALKAAGVTGVPVTTAVATSVLGVSYPPSQATFSEASAPVMAPLVAYLSSKKAPLLVNVYPYFAYAAEPETVQLGYALLAGSSATSKIKVSSVTDGGLVYTNMFDAILDAAHAAVEKAGAQGLELVVSETGWPSGGGGTGATVENAAAYNNNVIRHAASGAGTPRRPGKAVETYLFAMFNENQKPEGTEQHFGLFQPDMSAVYPVDFAAGSY; this is encoded by the exons ATGTATCATGGTGGCCCGGGGATGTCTCCTGCTGCGGCCGGCGGTCGTGGCGGCACGGCCAGGAAGGTCGCGCCGTGGATCCTCGCCTGCGGCTTCCTGCTCTGCTCGTCGGTCCTGTTCCTGG TCATACGCAAGTTCGTAAGGTCGTCTCCTAGATCGCATCCGGGCGAATCCAGTCAGA GAGCTGAAGGCGCCATTGGTGTGAACTACGGCATGATCGCCAACAACCTGCCGACGCCGGACAAGGTGATCGCCATGTACAAGGCCAACAAAATCAGCTACGTCCGCCTCTTCCACCCTGACACGACCGTCCTCACTGCGCTCGGGGGCACCGGCATTGGTGTCGTTCTCGGCACGTTCAACGAGGACCTTGAGCACCTCGCCTCCGACGAGTCATTTGCCGCATCGTGGGTGGCCTCCTACGTCAAGCCCTTCGCCGGCACCGTCACCTTCCGGTACATCACGGCCGGCAACGAGGTCATCCCGGGCGACCTTGGCACGCACGTCCTCCCCGCCATTAGGAACATCGAGACCGCGCTCAAGGCGGCGGGCGTCACCGGCGTCCCTGTCACGACGGCCGTGGCCACATCCGTGCTCGGCGTCTCGTACCCGCCGTCGCAGGCCACGTTCTCCGAGGCCTCGGCGCCGGTGATGGCGCCGCTGGTGGCGTACCTGTCGTCGAAGAAGGCGCCGCTGCTGGTGAACGTGTACCCGTACTTCGCGTACGCGGCGGAGCCGGAGACGGTGCAGCTCGGGTACGCGCTGCTGGCCGGGTCGAGCGCGACGTCCAAGATCAAGGTGTCGTCGGTGACGGACGGCGGGCTGGTGTACACCAACATGTTCGACGCGATCCTGGACGCGGCGCACGCGGCGGTGGAGAAGGCCGGGGCGCAGGGGCTGGAGCTCGTGGTGTCGGAGACCGGGTGgccgtcgggcggcggcggcacgggcgcCACCGTGGAGAACGCGGCGGCGTACAACAACAACGTGATCCGGCACGCGGCGTCGGGCGCCGGCACGCCGCGGCGGCCGGGCAAGGCCGTGGAGACGTACCTGTTCGCCATGTTCAACGAGAACCAGAAGCCCGAGGGCACGGAGCAGCACTTCGGCCTCTTCCAGCCGGACATGAGCGCGGTCTACCCCGTCGACTTCGCCGCCGGCTCCTACTGA
- the LOC109783730 gene encoding putative glucan endo-1,3-beta-glucosidase GVI isoform X2 yields the protein MYHGGPGMSPAAAGGRGGTARKVAPWILACGFLLCSSVLFLGAEGAIGVNYGMIANNLPTPDKVIAMYKANKISYVRLFHPDTTVLTALGGTGIGVVLGTFNEDLEHLASDESFAASWVASYVKPFAGTVTFRYITAGNEVIPGDLGTHVLPAIRNIETALKAAGVTGVPVTTAVATSVLGVSYPPSQATFSEASAPVMAPLVAYLSSKKAPLLVNVYPYFAYAAEPETVQLGYALLAGSSATSKIKVSSVTDGGLVYTNMFDAILDAAHAAVEKAGAQGLELVVSETGWPSGGGGTGATVENAAAYNNNVIRHAASGAGTPRRPGKAVETYLFAMFNENQKPEGTEQHFGLFQPDMSAVYPVDFAAGSY from the exons ATGTATCATGGTGGCCCGGGGATGTCTCCTGCTGCGGCCGGCGGTCGTGGCGGCACGGCCAGGAAGGTCGCGCCGTGGATCCTCGCCTGCGGCTTCCTGCTCTGCTCGTCGGTCCTGTTCCTGG GAGCTGAAGGCGCCATTGGTGTGAACTACGGCATGATCGCCAACAACCTGCCGACGCCGGACAAGGTGATCGCCATGTACAAGGCCAACAAAATCAGCTACGTCCGCCTCTTCCACCCTGACACGACCGTCCTCACTGCGCTCGGGGGCACCGGCATTGGTGTCGTTCTCGGCACGTTCAACGAGGACCTTGAGCACCTCGCCTCCGACGAGTCATTTGCCGCATCGTGGGTGGCCTCCTACGTCAAGCCCTTCGCCGGCACCGTCACCTTCCGGTACATCACGGCCGGCAACGAGGTCATCCCGGGCGACCTTGGCACGCACGTCCTCCCCGCCATTAGGAACATCGAGACCGCGCTCAAGGCGGCGGGCGTCACCGGCGTCCCTGTCACGACGGCCGTGGCCACATCCGTGCTCGGCGTCTCGTACCCGCCGTCGCAGGCCACGTTCTCCGAGGCCTCGGCGCCGGTGATGGCGCCGCTGGTGGCGTACCTGTCGTCGAAGAAGGCGCCGCTGCTGGTGAACGTGTACCCGTACTTCGCGTACGCGGCGGAGCCGGAGACGGTGCAGCTCGGGTACGCGCTGCTGGCCGGGTCGAGCGCGACGTCCAAGATCAAGGTGTCGTCGGTGACGGACGGCGGGCTGGTGTACACCAACATGTTCGACGCGATCCTGGACGCGGCGCACGCGGCGGTGGAGAAGGCCGGGGCGCAGGGGCTGGAGCTCGTGGTGTCGGAGACCGGGTGgccgtcgggcggcggcggcacgggcgcCACCGTGGAGAACGCGGCGGCGTACAACAACAACGTGATCCGGCACGCGGCGTCGGGCGCCGGCACGCCGCGGCGGCCGGGCAAGGCCGTGGAGACGTACCTGTTCGCCATGTTCAACGAGAACCAGAAGCCCGAGGGCACGGAGCAGCACTTCGGCCTCTTCCAGCCGGACATGAGCGCGGTCTACCCCGTCGACTTCGCCGCCGGCTCCTACTGA
- the LOC109783730 gene encoding putative glucan endo-1,3-beta-glucosidase GVI isoform X3 has product MMAKLVLIHERATKFNTFSCATNAGAEGAIGVNYGMIANNLPTPDKVIAMYKANKISYVRLFHPDTTVLTALGGTGIGVVLGTFNEDLEHLASDESFAASWVASYVKPFAGTVTFRYITAGNEVIPGDLGTHVLPAIRNIETALKAAGVTGVPVTTAVATSVLGVSYPPSQATFSEASAPVMAPLVAYLSSKKAPLLVNVYPYFAYAAEPETVQLGYALLAGSSATSKIKVSSVTDGGLVYTNMFDAILDAAHAAVEKAGAQGLELVVSETGWPSGGGGTGATVENAAAYNNNVIRHAASGAGTPRRPGKAVETYLFAMFNENQKPEGTEQHFGLFQPDMSAVYPVDFAAGSY; this is encoded by the coding sequence ATGATGGCTAAATTAGTTCTCATTCATGAAAGAGCAACAAAATTTAATACTTTTTCATGTGCAACTAATGCAGGAGCTGAAGGCGCCATTGGTGTGAACTACGGCATGATCGCCAACAACCTGCCGACGCCGGACAAGGTGATCGCCATGTACAAGGCCAACAAAATCAGCTACGTCCGCCTCTTCCACCCTGACACGACCGTCCTCACTGCGCTCGGGGGCACCGGCATTGGTGTCGTTCTCGGCACGTTCAACGAGGACCTTGAGCACCTCGCCTCCGACGAGTCATTTGCCGCATCGTGGGTGGCCTCCTACGTCAAGCCCTTCGCCGGCACCGTCACCTTCCGGTACATCACGGCCGGCAACGAGGTCATCCCGGGCGACCTTGGCACGCACGTCCTCCCCGCCATTAGGAACATCGAGACCGCGCTCAAGGCGGCGGGCGTCACCGGCGTCCCTGTCACGACGGCCGTGGCCACATCCGTGCTCGGCGTCTCGTACCCGCCGTCGCAGGCCACGTTCTCCGAGGCCTCGGCGCCGGTGATGGCGCCGCTGGTGGCGTACCTGTCGTCGAAGAAGGCGCCGCTGCTGGTGAACGTGTACCCGTACTTCGCGTACGCGGCGGAGCCGGAGACGGTGCAGCTCGGGTACGCGCTGCTGGCCGGGTCGAGCGCGACGTCCAAGATCAAGGTGTCGTCGGTGACGGACGGCGGGCTGGTGTACACCAACATGTTCGACGCGATCCTGGACGCGGCGCACGCGGCGGTGGAGAAGGCCGGGGCGCAGGGGCTGGAGCTCGTGGTGTCGGAGACCGGGTGgccgtcgggcggcggcggcacgggcgcCACCGTGGAGAACGCGGCGGCGTACAACAACAACGTGATCCGGCACGCGGCGTCGGGCGCCGGCACGCCGCGGCGGCCGGGCAAGGCCGTGGAGACGTACCTGTTCGCCATGTTCAACGAGAACCAGAAGCCCGAGGGCACGGAGCAGCACTTCGGCCTCTTCCAGCCGGACATGAGCGCGGTCTACCCCGTCGACTTCGCCGCCGGCTCCTACTGA
- the LOC109783721 gene encoding uncharacterized protein, which produces MDGKNLGSGQLAQQAKPDALTDDQGTLKHTADSHTENPTSVNGQSSVDMNMEAAISADDVMRAGGFGAKDDIGSLLPTAMDSTDFEASLRDARDFEGEQEQPARPGLGYRASEADAGIKPSDTPQQ; this is translated from the coding sequence ATGGATGGGAAGAACTTGGGCAGTGGGCAACTAGCTCAGCAAGCTAAGCCAGATGCCTTGACAGACGATCAGGGGACCCTGAAGCACACTGCGGATTCTCACACCGAAAATCCGACTTCAGTGAATGGTCAGAGTTCTGTAGATATGAACATGGAAGCTGCGATCTCAGCCGATGATGTCATGCGAGCCGGCGGCTTCGGCGCCAAAGACGACATCGGCAGCCTCCTACCAACGGCGATGGACTCCACCGACTTCGAGGCCTCGCTGCGGGACGCCCGCGACTTTGAAGGCGAGCAGGAGCAACCGGCGCGCCCTGGGCTGGGTTACAGGGCATCGGAAGCTGACGCGGGAATCAAGCCGTCGGACACGCCACAGCAGTGA
- the LOC109748467 gene encoding uncharacterized protein produces the protein MDGKNLGSGQLAQQAKPDALADDQGALKHTADSHTGNPTSVNGHNSVDMNMEAAISADDVMRAGGFGAKDDIGSLLPTAMDSTDFEASLQDARDYEGEKEKPSRPGLGYRASEADAASKPSDAPSQ, from the coding sequence ATGGATGGGAAGAACTTGGGCAGTGGGCAACTAGCTCAGCAAGCTAAGCCAGATGCCTTGGCGGACGATCAGGGGGCCCTGAAGCACACTGCAGATTCTCACACCGGAAATCCGACTTCAGTGAATGGTCACAATTCTGTAGATATGAACATGGAAGCTGCGATCTCAGCCGATGATGTCATGCGAGCCGGCGGCTTCGGCGCCAAAGACGACATCGGCAGCCTCCTACCGACGGCGATGGACTCCACCGACTTCGAGGCCTCGCTGCAGGACGCCCGCGACTATGAAGGCGAGAAGGAGAAGCCATCGCGGCCCGGGCTGGGTTACAGGGCATCCGAAGCTGACGCCGCAAGCAAGCCATCAGACGCGCCATCGCAGTGA